Proteins encoded together in one bacterium window:
- a CDS encoding 3-isopropylmalate dehydratase large subunit, whose translation MTLNQKIISKKAGRPVKEGEIVIVDVDACFLQDGTGPLAIKRLKELEIEKISPPKRSIIFIDHSSPSPNLSLSNDHKLLRDFAGENNIILSDIGEGVCHQRMAEDFVKPADIVIGSDSHSCTLGALGAFATGMGSSDLAVILGLGKTYLKVCEAILVEITGKFSKGVYAKDLILYLIGKIGADGASYKALEFKGCELDMEERLTISNMAIECGAKAGLFPSDEKTREFLKKRKRENDYLPLESDEDAEYVEKINIDASSLVPYISLPHSVDNVFEVSEKEGLKIDQVFIGTCTNGRVSDLGIAAEILKGKKAKTRLLICPASKNVYLSALKEGIIEILIEAGAVILPPGCGPCVGIHQGVLADGEICLSTANRNFKGRMGNPNSEIYLCSPATASASALYGKITDPREIL comes from the coding sequence TTGCTTTCTTCAGGATGGAACAGGGCCACTTGCCATAAAAAGATTAAAGGAGCTTGAAATAGAGAAAATATCCCCTCCAAAGAGGTCCATTATCTTTATTGACCATTCATCTCCCTCTCCCAATTTATCCCTTTCAAATGACCATAAATTACTAAGGGATTTTGCCGGTGAAAATAATATTATTTTATCTGATATCGGAGAAGGTGTGTGCCATCAAAGGATGGCAGAGGATTTTGTAAAACCAGCTGATATAGTTATCGGCTCTGATTCCCATAGCTGCACCCTGGGAGCATTGGGTGCTTTTGCAACCGGGATGGGTTCTTCTGACCTTGCGGTTATTCTTGGGCTAGGAAAGACATATCTTAAGGTTTGTGAGGCAATATTGGTTGAGATTACAGGAAAATTTTCAAAGGGTGTATATGCAAAGGATTTAATTCTTTACCTTATAGGAAAAATAGGGGCAGATGGTGCCTCATACAAAGCCCTTGAGTTTAAAGGATGTGAATTGGATATGGAAGAAAGGCTTACCATATCAAATATGGCAATTGAATGTGGGGCAAAGGCTGGATTATTCCCATCTGATGAGAAGACAAGGGAATTTTTGAAAAAAAGAAAAAGGGAGAATGATTATTTGCCATTAGAAAGTGATGAAGATGCAGAATATGTAGAAAAAATAAACATAGATGCTTCTTCCCTTGTTCCCTATATTAGCCTTCCCCATAGCGTTGATAATGTGTTTGAAGTGAGTGAAAAGGAGGGTTTAAAAATAGACCAGGTCTTTATTGGAACCTGCACAAATGGAAGGGTTTCTGATTTAGGGATTGCCGCAGAGATTCTTAAGGGGAAAAAAGCAAAGACAAGGCTTTTAATTTGCCCTGCATCAAAAAATGTCTACCTTTCTGCATTGAAAGAGGGAATAATTGAAATTCTTATTGAAGCAGGGGCGGTTATCCTTCCTCCTGGATGTGGTCCTTGCGTAGGAATCCATCAGGGTGTATTGGCTGATGGCGAGATATGTCTATCAACCGCAAATAGGAATTTTAAGGGAAGGATGGGAAATCCGAATTCAGAGATATACCTTTGTTCTCCCGCCACCGCATCAGCCTCTGCTTTATATGGAAAAATAACAGACCCAAGGGAGATATTATGA
- a CDS encoding 3-isopropylmalate dehydratase small subunit has translation MKISGYAHKFGDDVSTDIIIPGRFFHLRSNLVELAKHLMEDAMPGFIDKIKRGDFIVGGKNFGCGSSREHAPTIMKIAGIKAVLAKSFARIFFRNAINLGLLVIECDTDGIEDGDYLTIDGDGFIENKRTGKRIEFVPLSPFMKKILEDGGLIEYVKKHKGIYSIFHYLVQK, from the coding sequence ATGAAAATATCTGGTTATGCCCATAAATTTGGTGATGATGTTTCCACAGACATAATCATCCCGGGGAGATTTTTTCATCTTCGTTCTAATCTAGTTGAGCTTGCCAAACACCTTATGGAGGATGCAATGCCTGGATTTATAGATAAAATAAAAAGGGGAGATTTCATTGTAGGAGGAAAGAATTTTGGCTGTGGCTCATCAAGGGAGCATGCACCAACCATTATGAAAATAGCCGGGATAAAGGCCGTTCTGGCAAAGAGCTTTGCCAGGATATTCTTTAGAAATGCAATAAATTTAGGGCTTCTTGTCATTGAATGCGATACAGATGGTATAGAAGATGGAGATTATCTTACAATTGATGGAGATGGCTTTATTGAAAACAAAAGAACAGGTAAAAGAATAGAATTTGTCCCCCTTTCTCCATTTATGAAAAAAATCCTTGAAGATGGTGGTCTTATTGAATATGTAAAGAAGCATAAGGGGATTTATAGTATCTTCCATTACTTAGTGCAAAAATAG